The genomic window ACCAACCTAGAGGAAGGATAAAACCGCTAAGCAAGAAAACAATGAAAAGAACAAGCGCTCCACCAGTGTGGGCAACAATCATACTCCTGCACACTCCCCCTATGAGTCTAAATACCCCAGAAGCCATTTGCTGAATCAGAAATATCATCAGCATCTGCTTGAAAAACCTGAAAAAAATGGTGCACAATAAGATAGATTTTTGGCGATTTCAACCCATATAAAACAGTACCATGGCAATCTTAGTTCTTACCTGCTAGTCTCAGGAGCATATCCTATGGTGTAATACACTATGACTGTCCAAATTACAGACTCCACGACCGATATGGGGATTCGGAGAAGACAACTCGGGAGGGTGAAAGCCCATGCAGGGTAGAAAAGAAGGTCTCTATGCTTGTAAAACACGGGGAGCCTCGCGATGGTGAGGGAAAGCTCGGCAAAACCATTGAACATGTTGATGATGATGGAAAATATGATTGCACCTATATAGAGTGGACCATCATCGTATGAGACATCAAGTGTGGTTCTGAGGAAGACTGTTGAAACGATGAAGGCAACGATGATGAGCTGAATGCCCTTGAAGATATACACAAATGAGGTTCTCTTTAGCAGAAGCCACTCCTTATCAAAGGATGTTTTGAGAAGCTGCATTTTTGGGATAGTGCATTTTTTGAAGACAAGGGCTGATTTGTGACATTGGCTCTTGTCATAGGGGAGCTTGAGGTCGTCCTCCAGCTGCAGCCCGACATGGAAGGCCTTGAACAGGGTGGCGAATTCGGTGACTGATACGTATCGGTAGGGCTCGGTGGAATCTGCCCAGTACTGCTCTTGATCCTTCTTTGAGGTAACCTGTGGCCACAGCAGATCACAAGTAAGTGTCACAGAAAGGAAGAAAAGGCTAGTACCAAAGTTATACATACTAAAAGGGATTTTGACAAGGGAAAAGTATGTTTTGCTTTCTAGTACAAATTATTACCctaaataaattctatttttgCTTTGAAAAGCATGGAAAACACTTTCCAAATGGCACGTAATGACAATGTGTTCAGCGCTGACCAACCTCTTGCAAGAAGTCCGCAGTGCCCTTTCTCTCAGGGCACTGGAACCCACAATTCTGGAAGAAGTGGAGTACGTGCTCCCTTGGGCCCTGGTACACAATCTGACCCTCCGATAGGAGAATAACATCATCAAAGAGATTGAACGTCTCAGGATCAGGCTGTAGCAGAGACATAAATACAGTAGAGTGAGTGAAGTGTGCGATCTGCTGCATGCATCTCACTATCTGCAGAGTCGTGGAGCTGTCCAGGCCCGTCGATATCTCGTCCATCAACAGAAACTTCGCCGGTCCCACTATCATCTCCCCTACATTCAAAAATTAGGAAcccaattttattattatttttagtaattatcattaattttttataagaaatattcaaaaaagaaaaaagaagaagaagagagaattAACCTGATGTTACTCTCTTCTTTTGTCCACCAGAAATTCCCCGCATCATCTCATTTCCAACCAGCGTGTCCTTACATACATCCAGCCCTAATATCTGTTCCATGCCACATTTTTTTAAGGGCTTGAcccaaatttaaataaaaataaaaaatactaaaaaatgccagttataataatttaccttGAGAATGTAGTCCGTAATGATACTGCTTTCATCTCCTTCCATTGCACATGCCTGAATGTTAAAcataatggaaaaaataatttaaataataagcattacgaaaattttatttttaaaatatttttaccacCTTATAATAACtgttaaaataagaatttaccTTCAAGAAAAGATCCACGTTTGTGTCGGTAAATATTCCAATCTCCTCTTCTTTCTTCACAAGCTCAGTCAAGAGTtctgattttgaaaatgatctAAATTAGATCaattatcaataaaagtgaATTTAGTtctaatttaaaatgaattatgtGATATTTCAGATCGGATAGGGGACCCCTTTGGGCTCAGAATATATGACATATATACAATTGGATGTTGATCCTTATAAATGGTATTATAGTCAATCATTGACCTTGATGTTCCTATAAGAGTGCCTCCCACATCGGAAATGTTTTAAAGTCGTAAGGAACTTAGAGTAGACAATATCTTACATTAACTAATAATTACCTCGTCGAGAACCAATGCCCTGAAATCTTGCTGAATAATCTAAAGTTTCTTTAACGGTAAGCTCTCCAAGATGAACATTATTTTGGCTAATGTATGCAGACGTCTTTTGTGGCACGAATTCATTGAAATTGCACCCATTGTAAGTGATTTCTCCTTTGACCTAATcacaaagaaattaaataaaattttagtaacttaataatattaatttatgagTACCATGGTATAAATTAAACGTTGGGAAACCTTTAAGCTTTGATCCAACATTCCGGCCAGCGCCAACAGAAGGGTTGTTTTGCCGGACGATGGGGGCCCTAACAAAAGAGTCATCCtgtatatatttcaaataaaatgatcaataaatcaagatgaatttttaaattaattttcggTAATTTTATAATCCTATAACATTACCTGGATGGCTTTATGATTGCAGAGATGTCTCTGAGAATAGTGTGGTTGGTTCTCTTGGCCAGAATGATTCCAAACAGACCAAGAGCTGATTCAAGCATGTTACGAGCAGTGTTTGTTAAAGTTGGAAGAGCTCTTGTTCCAACGTAGCAGTCAACTTCCACCCTTAGCCTCTCGATTCTAACTTCAACTTTTGGGAGTTCCACACCAACCCTACACCaccaaaacaaatttaaaaaaaaaaaaggaaaaaagaaaaaagaaaaataaatatgtttcacaataattaaatgaattgaaaaggaaaggatttatttgataatgatttttaaaaatagttaaaaaaaaataaggatctATTTAgcaactatttttaaaaataattttattttttctaaaatcaaaaatcaaaaaaacatatttgataataaaaaaccgttttttattttttgtttttaagaataaaaaataaggtgtttttagaaaatctcttttaattgttttttagaactattttaaaaaataattatataaatatgtaagctaattaaaaataaaatactagatataaaaattatttttaaaacatatttaaaaataaattaaaaacattttaaatttttaaacggatttttttttataacaaaacgTGAAgagcaattttcaaaaattattattaaaaactattttcgaaaacaattatcaaatccTAAACAATTCTATGTTTGTgtttatttgagaatttgaaacATTCTTAATTGGAAGttgtattttcaaatattttttaaggataaattttatatttaggtacttattttcatttatatttccACACctagttttttaaataataaaatgttttcaataaatataGGATCCTATTTCGCAACcagaaaagttcttattttctctaacaaaaaaaacaggaaaacatatttgacagcaaaatatcaaaaaacatttttttttgtttttaaaaacaaaaaagagggtgttttcaacattttttacttattttttgaaaattattttaaaaataattatggataatgattgaaaataaaagttaaaaatatttcaagtttataaacaaacttttgttttataaaacattaaagaacaattttcaaaaataaattttaaaaagtattttttaaaacggtttaaaaaaacacttttcaaaccAACCCTAATATTTTTCccaaaattgtattttttttttttttttgtattctaaGTTCTTTGTTCTTGATACCTTTAGGGTTTTAACTTTAGACATATATcaaaacctcttgatacctTCAAGGGTTTAACTTTAGCCATATGTATCAAAAACCCCTAAGATTGATAGTGCCACATTGaacaaaaattgtaaaatatatgctttttcaattttaaaatgtaagtgttaaattctaaaaactaaaataaaaaattaaagagagtGTGGCttggaaataattgaaaaaataattttgcatATTCCAAAACTTTGTCTTCTTCCGAGAAAGcatcaatgaagaaaaaggcTCCCCAAATGTTTTCCTAAGACTATGGTGGTGGTGCGTGAGGCAGAGAGCTCTTAAAATTATTAGTGAGGATGAAAGAGATGGACAAAGGGAATGAGACAGAATTAAATcctgaagaaaagaaaaaaagatgaaaaatttaaaaatcaacaaGGGCATTGCCCATTTTAACCCATgacaaaacccaaaaaaaaaaaaaaaaaaaaaaaatgaaggaaggaaagaaagaaactaACTTACCTATCAAAACGATTTCTGAGTCTCTGCAGGAACTTCTCATTATCATCATCAGCAACCTTAAAATTCCTGTGAATGAAGTTCTCTCTGTCACTCTCATCAAGCTTTCCAACATCAACCTCCTTGTAGACCACCCTACCACTTTTCTCTTCACTCTCCCCCTCCACCACACTCTTCAGTATACTGGTTCTTAGTCTATCATATGTTGGCAGCTTCTCTAAAGCACCCCATCTCACAGCCTCTTCCTCATCTTTCTCCGGAAAAGAAGTGGGAGGCTGGCTTTCTGCACCACCATTGATAGTGTCCATGGCGGTCTGGCTCGTGAAGTTCTGAGAACCCTAGGCTTTTGAGATTCTTATAGATTATGAAGCTACGTACAAGAACAAATTTTAGAAGGATTAGAACTTCGATTGGATTGGGTATAGATTAATTATATACCAAGTGTTGAAGGTCATATATAATGTTATATGGAGGGAACCTCTTTCGTATGGGAGTCTAATGCGGAACATGCAAAGAGGGTGGGTGATAGACTTGTGATCCATGTGGGTTTCATGAGTCCAATCCAAAATACCCATTTGATCCAATCACTCAAGCCCGGCccatttatagttttaaaagtTTGTACACGTAAAtttctttcaacaaaaaatatgtggtgaaattgaattttgattaatttaaagAGGTATAATCTTTATTTTGATCACCAGATAATGAATCTTAACTTGTGCCCTTGACTCCCGTTCATCAAGGATACAAATTCTTAATAGTGGATTCAAAATGCCTTCAATTTAatcattgaatttttgaatttgatatttgaatCTTCGAAGTTGATCTTCGAACTAAatctttaaatcattaaattttttaatagtttcACCAAAGTGAAACTTTGATGGATTTcaagaaaacaaggaaaaaggGAAGGGACGCATTTTCCTTCCCCTTTGCCCTTTTGTCCTTGAGAAACAATTCTTAGAAGGAAGATAAAACtacatttctttttcaaatgaaagattacaagaaaaataaaacatccaaagcaaaaagaacaaacaaaaagCAATTTGATGTTAACAACACAACAAATCTCATTCAAGTAAACAAGATCCAAGAACTCTTTACatttaccaaatatatatatctacTAAACATCAAAATTGATTCACTAAAATTTCCTTCATTATCTTCTactcatttaatatatatgtatagtGTATCCATGCTCAGAACCTAATACAATTGCCACCATTTTCCTAGAGGTGGGATGGCTTcaattacatatatatttacAACAATCACCTTTACTGCAAAAAACCCAGCTTGAAGAAGCATCTTGTTCACTTCTATCTCATCTGGAAGTTCAATGTCTTGATGCAGTAGGCATACATGAAGGCAAAGAATACCCCAAAACCAACCAAAACTACAGCAACTGGCGCCATGAAGTTTGGATCATAACCAAAATGGTTTTGTACATACCACTTAATGGTTGGATCAGGTGACATCCCTGGGACCTTGATTGTGTCCTCCAAGTCTCCATATTGCGATACGATCAGCCCGTAAACTGTCCATGCTACTGGGCAAATCCAATAGTACCAGATCCACCACTTGGgaattttctgaaattttaaacattaatGGAGGTTTGAGTTAGTTTGTAGTGGATGAGGTTGGTTGGAAGGCATGAAAGTGGCTATGCCACTGAGGAAAATGAACTTACTGGTCTGGGGATGAAGAAGCCTGAGAAAAGATTGAATACTGCATAGAAAGCTGCTGCAAATATGGATGCTACTTGGTGGTTTGGTGTGATGGAAACAGTCATCATTCCATAGTATGTGAAGTAGAGGAAGGAGAAGAAGCTGACGAAGAAGAACCAGAAGAATTTAGCCGCTGTCCATTGGAAGCTCACCAAGGCATACACTATAAGTGAATAGTATGCGGTTTGAACGAACACATATGGTATTTCAGCAACCACCTGCATACCACCAAAATAGATTATATGAGACTTTATCAAGTGTCGAAAGTGTGGCTGAATTTGAAGCAAATTTACAGAAATGAACTGGTTATTATCACTCATGTTGCTTAAATAGACCATTTCCTCACCTGGGCCATGGCATATGGCATGGCAGAGTACATCCCAGCAGCTCTTTCACGATAGAACACCGTTCTTTCAACCGCTACAATTGGTTGGACTGTTGAGCAGTTGTTGATACCAACAAACAGGACTGCAGCATACATGGCACCAATGATCATAGTCAAATCATTTGTGTTCTCCCTGAAACATAGCAGAAATGTTGTAAGACTTTCAGTACTGTTTCTGAAAAATTCAAATAGATGGGTTGAAGAATCTGAGTAGGAAGAAGGATTGACAGACCTTTTGGTGCCAACTTTCCAGAAAATTGTCCCAACCAGGAGGGCAGCAGCCAAGGTGAAGGAGAACCGGACAAGGTTGTAGTCAGGACTTCTCCAGTAAGTCCACCACTGCTTCCAAATGCATGATTTGAATTGTCCCCATATGGACTGAGAATACTGTGTGAGGAAGTAGAGATCCTTTGCCCCTGGTGGTGGGGTGCTCAACTCCTTCACCAGAGCCTTGTTTCTCCTGCTCATATAGCCATATATGTCAGCTCAAAGCCCAAAACTTCACCATCTCAGAAGAATTTTGATATATAGTAATATGTTTTGACTTACTGGTACAGGGATGATGATTTGTAGTGCTCAGCAAAGTCCATTTCAAGCCTAATCTCAGCAGCAATTGAGCTCACTTCCAGCATCCATGTTGCTGGGTTatacttttctttaattttcggGACTTGGGGAATCGCCTGCGATAAAATAACAATGGTGGGATCAGATTAGTCCATTCTCCTCCTTTTGAAAAGACTGGGTTTCAGGAAAATGAGGTACCTCAAAGTATTCAATGATCTTGTGGGAATTTCGGCCCAGAGGTCCTGAATATATCACTTGCCCTCCTCTCTTCATCAGTAGCAGCTGATGAACAATACCATCGGtgtgagagacaacacaatatAAAACATGATTGAGAAAAGTTGTGACCAATTTCATGATATCTACCTCATCGAAGGCTTCGAAGATATCTATGCTTGGCTGATGGATTGTGCAGACAACAGTTCTTCCAGTGTCCACTGTGTTCCTCACTGTCCTCATAACAATGGCAGCTGCCCTCGCGTCAAGACCCGAAGTTGGTTCATCCATGAAAATGATTGAGGGATTGGCAACAAGTTCCACTGCTATTGTCAATCTCTTCCTCTGTTCTGTTGATAAACCTGTGATTCCTGGAAGCCCAACTATGGCATCCTTGAGGTTGTCCATCTCAACCAGTTCCATCACTTCATCTACAAAAATCtgaaagagcaaaaaaaaaaaaaaaaaaaaaaaaacttttagcaCTCAAAATGACTACCTCATAATCAATTTAGAAGAAGCTATACTAGTTCTAAGTTCCAACTCATTACCATTTTTTCTTCCTTGCTGACTTCTTTAGGGAGTCGGAGAAAAGCTGAGAAAATCAAGGATTCTCGGACAGTTACTTGTGGGGAGTGGATATCACTTTGTTCACAGTATCCAGAAATTCTAGCAAAGGTTTCTTGTTTCTTAGGGAATCCAGAAATTCTGATATCTCCTTCAATGTAGCCACCGGTTTTTCTTCCTGCAAGCACATCCATCAGTGTTGTCTTTCCTGCCCCACTGACTCCCATCAGTGCAGTGAGGACTCCAGGCCTGAATGCACCCGTTACATCCCGAAGCAATTGGAGCCTGTCCTCTGTCACTCCTTGCTCCTTCATTTCCTGTTATGATCAACAGGGTTAGTTATGTTGGCGGTTAAGTTAGTTGGCCTTCACAGTCTAAAATTCTCCATTTGAAATCCATGTTATGTGGGTAGTAACACCAACAAAGGAAGGGATTCTTACTGGTGGCATGTCCACATAGTAGTTCACATTGTCAAAGGACATGGCGAGGGGAGTGAAGGGAAGGACCATTCCTCTTTTGGGAGCAACCCCATTTGCGGCATCCAGGGATGCATCACCACTCCTACTCATTCCGTTGCCGTTGGATAAACTGCTCAACCGACTGTTCATTCTCCTGATAGCCATTTCTCCTGAAAGATTTCACCCCATGTATGTAAATAACCAGAAAATTGTTTCACTGGCTAGTGATGATCGGAAGTGTTGATatgggttaattttattttcatgttccTTACTTGAATTGTTCCCGTCAGAAGAAGACAATGAGCGGGGGATGGAATCTCTTTTTGTACTGTTTCTCCTGAGTCTGGGCTCTTCTTTGGATTCCTCTTGCTCAGCTTCAATCTCAGTTGCTGTTTCTTCTGACATTATGGCCTGTCGATTTCCGAAGGCTGTGACAGATTTGAAAAACTAGTTACCTCAATGAAGAGAATGGAAAATAGATACAAGTCCTCCTTGGAAAAGATTGTTAGAACTTACGATTTAGGTACATGAGCGAGAAGGTGAAGAGGACATTGAAGAGAATGGCGAACCCCAGAAGAGCTGCTGCCCCAATCCAAAACCAGTTCTTATCATGGAAAACATCAAAAGCGTCTAGCACTGAGTCTCCCAATCTGGTAGAATTATCCGAAGCCTGTACATGAAAACTTGTTTTAGTCCATTAATGGAACTCTTATGCTTTTGATCTTCTTCTCTGATAATTGATGCATATTGTATAAAGAGCTTACCCGTTTGTTCATCCATCTGGGAGCATACAACTCATTTACAGCAAGGGCATTGAAACCATATGTCAATGGGGAAGACCAATAACCCCATATCCACCACTTTGGGATTTCGCCTGTGAGGAATGAAGCATTTCTCAGTTAATCAATCAAAGTTGAACTTTCATAGTAATCATATAGGATCTAGTTTAATGTACTAACCATAAGGAACAATGAAACCTCCAAGCAAGAAGACAAGGAGGAGAGTCAGAGCTCCACCAGTGTTGGCAATGATCATAGTCCTGCAGACTCCAGCAATGAGCCTAAAAAGCCCAGCAGCCATTTGTTGGATCAGAAACACCACCAGTAGTTGCTTGAAGAACCTGCAAAATTGGTACACATAAGTTCAAATCACACGCTAGGATTTGATTTAAACTTTTTGGgttgtttggttgatgagaaaatgaaggaaattttGTACCCAAGACATGCACCGTGACCAAGGGCCAAGACTTATCCATCCTACATCAACTACAAAGGCTGTGAAAAGTAATGAATTAGTTCTGATTCAACTGAGGTTACCTGCTAGCTTCAGGAGCAAATCCAATGGTGTAATAAGTTATGACCATCCAAACAATGGACTCAAAAATCGATATTGGGATTCGGAGCAGAAAAG from Vitis vinifera cultivar Pinot Noir 40024 chromosome 9, ASM3070453v1 includes these protein-coding regions:
- the LOC100248134 gene encoding ABC transporter G family member 29 — translated: MDLERFGSGRRVSRSRSRGSWGVEDVFSASRRSRRSNLDDDEEALRWAALEKLPTYDRLRTSIIKSFEDNDHNNQGNRVVHKEVDVRKLDINDRQNFIDRLFKVAEEDNEKFLKKFRNRIDKVGIRLPTVEVRFEHLTIEADCYIGTRALPTLPNAALNIAETGLGLLGIRLAKQTKLTILKDASGIVKPSRMTLLLGPPSSGKTTLLLALAGKLDSSLKVRGEVTYNGHRLNEFVPQKTSAYISQNDVHIGEMTVKETLDFSARCQGVGTRYELLTELARREKEAGIVPEAEVDLFMKATAMEGVESSLITDYTLRILGLDICQDTMVGDEMQRGISGGQKKRVTTGEMIVGPTKTLFMDEISTGLDSSTTFQIVKCLQQIVHLTEATILMSLLQPAPETFDLFDDIILLSEGQIVYQGPRAHILEFFESCGFRCPERKGTADFLQEVTSRKDQEQYWADKSKPYRYIPVSEFANRFKSFHVGMRLENELSIPYDRSQSHQAALVFKKYSVPKMELLKTSFDKEWLLIKRNAFVYVFKTVQIIIVALIASTVFLRTKMHTRNESDGGLYVGALLFSMIINMFNGFSELSLTIVRLPVFYKQRDLLFHPAWVYTLPTFLLRIPISIFESIVWMVITYYTIGFAPEASRFFKQLLVVFLIQQMAAGLFRLIAGVCRTMIIANTGGALTLLLVFLLGGFIVPYGEIPKWWIWGYWSSPLTYGFNALAVNELYAPRWMNKRASDNSTRLGDSVLDAFDVFHDKNWFWIGAAALLGFAILFNVLFTFSLMYLNPFGNRQAIMSEETATEIEAEQEESKEEPRLRRNSTKRDSIPRSLSSSDGNNSREMAIRRMNSRLSSLSNGNGMSRSGDASLDAANGVAPKRGMVLPFTPLAMSFDNVNYYVDMPPEMKEQGVTEDRLQLLRDVTGAFRPGVLTALMGVSGAGKTTLMDVLAGRKTGGYIEGDIRISGFPKKQETFARISGYCEQSDIHSPQVTVRESLIFSAFLRLPKEVSKEEKMIFVDEVMELVEMDNLKDAIVGLPGITGLSTEQRKRLTIAVELVANPSIIFMDEPTSGLDARAAAIVMRTVRNTVDTGRTVVCTIHQPSIDIFEAFDELLLMKRGGQVIYSGPLGRNSHKIIEYFEAIPQVPKIKEKYNPATWMLEVSSIAAEIRLEMDFAEHYKSSSLYQRNKALVKELSTPPPGAKDLYFLTQYSQSIWGQFKSCIWKQWWTYWRSPDYNLVRFSFTLAAALLVGTIFWKVGTKRENTNDLTMIIGAMYAAVLFVGINNCSTVQPIVAVERTVFYRERAAGMYSAMPYAMAQVVAEIPYVFVQTAYYSLIVYALVSFQWTAAKFFWFFFVSFFSFLYFTYYGMMTVSITPNHQVASIFAAAFYAVFNLFSGFFIPRPKIPKWWIWYYWICPVAWTVYGLIVSQYGDLEDTIKVPGMSPDPTIKWYVQNHFGYDPNFMAPVAVVLVGFGVFFAFMYAYCIKTLNFQMR